A stretch of DNA from Solenopsis invicta isolate M01_SB chromosome 5, UNIL_Sinv_3.0, whole genome shotgun sequence:
GCATATATGACCAATTGGTATGAATTGCCGCACAAAACTGCTCTTGGTCTCATTTTGATAATAGCGCGATCGAGTAACGTTATCAAGATTACAGCTGGAAAATTATTTCACTTATCTATTGCAACTTTTGGTGATGTAAGTAAAacatatatcatatttataatgacactgtaataaaaatttttaatacatttttttacaaattattgtgaaatttttctctcggtgcATCTTTTccttcatttataattttatgagtgatatttacacattaaaatatcttttatgcttcaattttcgaaatattaattatgtcatAAATAGGAAGGAAGACACCTTGTTGTTTCAGGTAATTAAGACTTCTATggtatatttgaatatattaagaACGATGACTCCCGCCACGTGAATTAATTAAGCTaacaaacatttatcataaatatattttgtatagaacaaaaatataatataatagaaaaatagaagagaaatatatttaataaataaaatattcaagaatataagtaaatattaatactatttaaagATACACAgtaatttccataaaaaattatttttaacattaaaaagatgttttagaaaaaaaagcaagcggttatgaaaataatagcttcattaaaactattatttttctacaggaaaatattttttatcttgactaatattaaaaaaaaaaaatatatatatataacaataataattaaagtttatacgTCTATCCAAATTGTATATAGAAAGATCAGAATCTTTGAtcttaaataacaataaattaatactttcgCAAGTGCATGTTTATGGTAGTCAATTTTTTTAGAGAAGTACTTCCTCAACAGCGTGCTCCGCGAGTATCGATCGACTGACGCACAAATATTCTGTTATTACCTGTTACGTTACCATAACTCACTGGCGCAGGCGCCACTTTTCAACTGCAACTGTATGTAACAGTTGCAGTCGGTTCAGTAGCATCTGCGCGTTCCGCGAGCAATCATGAGTAGCGGTAAATCTGTCAAGCCGTATCAAGATCCGAGCGATTACAGTATTCAGTTAAATCGTTGGTTCCTGACACCAGTGGGCGCTTGGCCAAGATCAGCTTCGACGACATTCAGAGAGAAGGTGATTTCGACGATATTGATAATCATCTGTTACTCTCTAATATCCTTCACGGTCCTACCCTGCATCTTGAACATTCTATTCGAAGAGACCgatatgcataaaaaattaaaagcaatagGTCCGTTAAGCCATTGGAGCATGGGTGgtatgaattttttctctctgttgTTTCGCAACCGCCAAATAGGTCGTTGCATTCAGCATATGAAGATCGATTGGCAAACGGTGAAAAATAGTGAGGATCGACAAGTGATGCTGAAATATGCCAAAATCGGCCGTTTTGTCGCTGGGATATGCGCAGTTTTTATGCACGGCGGCGTATTCATGCACAGCCTGTTGCAGGGCATTACACCAACGTTCGAATATATCGGCAACGTGAGTGTGTCGGTGATCGTGTTACCTTGTCCCACGTACAGCAAGTTCATAGACATCGGGCAGAGTCCGGAGAACAAGATCGCGTTAACGATACAACTTATGTCAAGTATCGTCGTCAATTCTGTCACAGTTGGCGCCTGCAGTCTCGCAGCGGTGTTTGCCATGCACGCGTGCGGCCAGTTGAATGTGTTAATGAGATGGCTGTACCAATTGGACGATCAAAAACAGCAAAATACGGTACAACGTCGTTTGGCGAACATTGTGGAGCACCA
This window harbors:
- the LOC105195339 gene encoding odorant receptor 4 isoform X2 — protein: MSSGKSVKPYQDPSDYSIQLNRWFLTPVGAWPRSASTTFREKVISTILIIICYSLISFTVLPCILNILFEETDMHKKLKAIGPLSHWSMGGMNFFSLLFRNRQIGRCIQHMKIDWQTVKNSEDRQVMLKYAKIGRFVAGICAVFMHGGVFMHSLLQGITPTFEYIGNVSVSVIVLPCPTYSKFIDIGQSPENKIALTIQLMSSIVVNSVTVGACSLAAVFAMHACGQLNVLMRWLYQLDDQKQQNTVQRRLANIVEHHLRVLSFVAQMEELLNQICFVELLGCTFNLCMLGYYVITGWNVIEKTTCLSLMLIYISMCFNIFIFCYIGEVVTEQCKQVGETAYMTNWYNLHHKTARGLILIISRSSTVIKLTAGKLVHLSIATFGAVIKTSMVYLNMLRTMTVS
- the LOC105195339 gene encoding odorant receptor 82a isoform X1 yields the protein MSSGKSVKPYQDPSDYSIQLNRWFLTPVGAWPRSASTTFREKVISTILIIICYSLISFTVLPCILNILFEETDMHKKLKAIGPLSHWSMGGMNFFSLLFRNRQIGRCIQHMKIDWQTVKNSEDRQVMLKYAKIGRFVAGICAVFMHGGVFMHSLLQGITPTFEYIGNVSVSVIVLPCPTYSKFIDIGQSPENKIALTIQLMSSIVVNSVTVGACSLAAVFAMHACGQLNVLMRWLYQLDDQKQQNTVQRRLANIVEHHLRVLSFVAQMEELLNQICFVELLGCTFNLCMLGYYVITGWNVIEKTTCLSLMLIYISMCFNIFIFCYIGEVVTEQCKQVGETAYMTNWYNLHHKTARGLILIISRSSTVIKLTAGKLVHLSIATFGAVSTRKCISCFVQSITFTKRFR